In a genomic window of Callithrix jacchus isolate 240 chromosome 22, calJac240_pri, whole genome shotgun sequence:
- the SUGP2 gene encoding SURP and G-patch domain-containing protein 2 isoform X6, with translation MSPPRAAAAAAGQNNMAARRITQETFDAVLQEKAKRYHVDTSGEAVSDTLQFKAQDLLRAVPRSRAEMYDDVHSDGRYSLSGSVAHSRDAGREGLRSDVFPGPSFRSSNPSISDDSYFRKECGRDLEFSHSDSREQVIGHRKLGHFRSQDWKFTLRGSWEQDFGQPISQESSWSQEYNFGPSAVLGDFGSSRLMEKECLEKESRDYDVDHPGEADSVLRGSSQVQARGRALNIVDQEGSLLGKGETQGLLTAKGGVGKLVTLRNVSTKKIPTMNRITPKTQGTNQIQKTTPSPDVTLVTNPGTEDIQFPIQKIPLGLDLKNLRLPRRKMSFDIIDKSDVFSRFGIEIIKWAGFHTIKDDIKFSQLFQTLFELETETCAKMLASFKCSLKPEHRDFCFFTIKFLKHSALKTPRVDNEFLNMLLDKGAVKTKNCFFEIIKPFDKYIMRLQDRLLKSVTPLLMACNAYELSVKMKTLTNPLDLALALETTNSLCRKSLALLGQTFSLASSFRQEKILEAVGLQDIAPSPAAFPNFEDSTLFGREYIDHLKAWLVSSGCPLQVKKAEPEPAREEEKMIPSIKPEIQAKAPSSLSDAVPQRADHKVVGTIDQLVKRVIEGSLSPKERTLLKEDPAYWFLSDENSLEYKYYKLKLAEMQRMSHNLRGADQKPTSAECAVRAMLYARAVRNLKKKLLPWQRRGLLHAQGLRGWKARRATTGTQTLLSSGTRLKHHGRQAPGLSQAKPSLRDRNDAAKDCPPDPARPSPQDSSAEASGPSPKLAGVDISAAPQTSSPCPSTDIDMKTLETAEKLARFVAQVGPEIEQFSIENSTDNPDLWPCIPCSSAFLPWTAVRPLEFWFLIKFLVLLKFSIIERLYHQAVAAQKEVRFLHDQNSSAFKFYRKKVFELCPSICFTSSPHNLHTGGPDTTGSQESPMDLMEGEGEFEGEPPPRGAELESLEVMPEEEEEDDDEDGGEEAPASGGTGKSGGSTPADGLPSEAAEEDLAGAPALSQASAGTCFPRKRISSKSLKVGMIPAPKRVCLIQEPKVHEPVRIAYDRPRGRPMSKKKKPKDLDFAQQKLTDKNLGFQMLQKMGWKEGHGLGSLGKGIREPVSVGTPSEGEGLGADGQEHKEDTFDVFRQRMMQMYRHKRANK, from the exons ATGTCCCCGCCtcgcgcggcggcggcggcggcgg GGCAAAATAACATGGCAGCCAGACGAATTACACAGGAGACTTTTGATGCTGTGTTACAAGAAAAAGCCAAACGATACCACGTGGATACCAGTGGTGAGGCTGTAAGCGACACTCTTCAGTTCAAAGCTCAAG ATCTCTTAAGGGCAGTCCCAAGATCCAGAGCAGAGATGTATGATGACGTTCACAGCGATGGCAGATACTCCCTCAGTGGATCTGTAGCTCACTCTCGAGACGCTGGAAGAGAAGGCCTGCGAAGTGACGTATTTCCAGGGCCTTCCTTTAGATCAAGCAACCCTTCCATCAGTGACGACAGCTACTTTCGCAAAGAGTGTGGCCGGGATCTGGAATTTTCTCACTCTGATTCCCGGGAGCAGGTCATTGGCCACCGGAAATTGGGACATTTCCGTTCTCAGGACTGGAAATTTACGCTCCGTGGTTCTTGGGAGCAAGACTTTGGCCAGCCAATTTCTCAAGAGTCCTCTTGGTCACAGGAGTATAATTTTGGTCCCTCTGCAGTTCTGGGGGACTTTGGATCTTCCAGGCTGATGGAGAAAGAGTGTTTGGAGAAGGAGAGTCGGGATTATGACGTGGACCATCCCGGGGAGGCTGACTCCGTGCTCAGGGGCAGCAGCCAAGTCCAGGCCAGAGGCCGAGCTCTAAACATAGTTGACCAGGAAGGTTCCCTCCTAGGAAAGGGGGAGACTCAGGGCCTGCTCACAGCTAAGGGGGGTGTTGGGAAACTTGTCACCTTGAGAAATGTGAGCACAAAAAAAATACCCACCATGAATCGTATTACTCCTAAAACTCAGGGCACTAACCAAATCCAGAAAACCACTCCAAGTCCTGATGTGACCCTGGTGACAAACCCAGGGACAGAAGATATCCAGTTCCCCATTCAGAAGATCCCTCTGGGGCTGGATCTGAAGAATCTTCGGCTCCCCAGAAGAAAGATGAGCTTCGACATCATAGATAAGTCTGATGTTTTTTCAAGATTTGGGATAGAAATAATCAAATGGGCAGGATTCCACACTATAAAAGATGATATTAAATTTTCCCAACTTTTCCAGACTCTCTTTGAACTTGAAACAGAAACCTGTGCTAAAATGCTCGCCTCATTCAAATGTTCCTTAAAACCAGAGCACagagatttttgcttttttactatCAAATTTTTAAAGCACTCTGCTTTGAAAACACCCAGAGTTGATAATGAGTTTTTAAACATGCTTTTAGACAAAGGTGCTGTGAAGACCAAAAATTgcttttttgaaattataaagcCCTTTGACAAGTACATAATGAGACTTCAAGACCGGCTTCTGAAGAGTGTCACACCTTTGCTTATGGCCTGCAATGCCTATGAGCTGAGTGTCAAGATGAAGACCCTCACTAACCCCCTGGACTTGGCTCTTGCCCTGGAAACCACCAATTCTCTCTGCCGGAAGTCTCTGGCCCTTCTGGGGCAGACATTTTCCTTGGCCTCTTCTTTCCGGCAAGAAAAAATCTTAGAAGCTGTCGGCCTGCAAGATATAGCTCCCTCTCCTGCTGCATTTCCAAACTTCGAAGACTCCACTTTGTTTGGGAGAGAGTACATAGACCACCTGAAGGCCTGGCTGGTCAGCAGCGGGTGTCCCCTCCAGGTTAAGAAAGCCGAACCAGAGCCGGCACgagaggaggagaaaatgatTCCTTCTATCAAACCCGAAATTCAGGCCAAGGCCCCAAGTAGTCTCAGTGATG CTGTCCCTCagcgagcagatcacaaggtagtGGGGACCATCGACCAGCTTGTGAAACGTGTCATCGAAGGCAGCCTGTCTCCCAAAGAGAGAACTCTTCTCAAGGAGGACCCTGCTTACTG GTTTTTGTCTGATGAAAATAGCCTGGAGTATAAATACTACAAGCTGAAGTTGGCAGAAATGCAGCGGATGAGCCACAACTTGCGAGGAGCCGACCAGAAGCCGACCTCGGCAGAGTGTGCGGTGCGGGCCATGCTGTATGCCCGGGCTGTTCGCAACCTCAAGAAGAAACTGCTGCCATGGCAGCGGCGGGGGCTCCTCCATGCTCAAGGTCTCCGGGGCTGGAAGGCGAGGAGAGCAACCACCGGGACCCAGACCCTCCTATCCTCAGGAACCAGGCTGAAACACCATGGCCGGCAGGCTCCAGGCCTCTCGCAGGCAAAGCCATCCCTGCGAGACAGAAATGATGCTGCCAAGGATTGCCCTCCAGACCCAGCCAGACCCTCTCCTCAGGACTCCAGCGCAGAAGCCTCAGGCCCATCCCCCAAGCTAGCAGGAGTGGACATCTCTGCAGCACCTCAGACCTCTTCTCCCTGCCCATCTACTGACA TTGACATGAAGACATTGGAGACTGCAGAGAAACTGGCTAGATTTGTTGCTCAGGTGGGACCAGAGATCGAACAATTCAGCATAGAAAACAGCACCGATAACCCTGACCTGTG GCCCTGCATACCTTGTTCGTCCGCCTTCTTGCCCTGGACAGCAGTGAGGCCTCTCGAATTCTGGTTCCTTATTAAGTTTCTAGTACTCCTCAAATTTTCTATTATTGAGAGACTGTACCATCAAGCCGTAGCTGCACAGAAGGAAGTCAG GTTTCTACATGACCAAAATAGTTCTGCTTTCAAATTCTATCGAAAGAAAGTGTTTGAACTATGTCCGTCAATTTGTTTCACGTCATCTCCACACAACCTGCACACCGGTGGCCCTGACACCACGGGTTCTCAGGAGAGCCCGATGGACCTcatggaaggggaaggagagttTGAAGGTGAGCCCCCTCCTCGGGGGGCTGAGCTGGAGAGCCTAGAGGTAAtgcctgaggaggaggaggaggacgacgaTGAGGATGGTGGAGAGGAGGCCCCTGCTTCTGGAGGGACGGGCAAGTCTGGGGGCAGCACCCCTGCTGACGGCCTTCCCAGTGAGGCTGCCGAGGAGGACCTGGCTGGAGCACCTGCCCTGTCACAGGCCTCCGCAGGTACCTGCTTCCCCCGGAAGAGGATCAGCAGCAAGTCATTGAAGGTTGGCATGATTCCAGCTCCCAAGAGAGTGTGTCTCATCCAGGAGCCAAAAG TCCATGAACCAGTTCGAATTGCCTATGACAGGCCTCGGGGTCGTCCCATGTCCAAAAAGAAG aAACCCAAGGACTTGGACTTCGCCCAGCAGAAGCTCACCGATAAGAACCTGGGCTTCCAGATGCTGCAGAAGATGGGCTGGAAGGAGGGCCATGGCCTGGGCTCCCTTGGAAAGGGCATCCGGGAGCCTGTCAGCGT GGGAACCCCCTCGGAAGGGGAAGGGTTGGGTGCTGACGGGCAGGAGCACAAAGAAGACACATTCGACGTGTTCCGGCAGAGGATGATGCAGATGTACAGACACAAGCGGGCCAACAAATAG
- the SUGP2 gene encoding SURP and G-patch domain-containing protein 2 isoform X8: MAARRITQETFDAVLQEKAKRYHVDTSGEAVSDTLQFKAQDLLRAVPRSRAEMYDDVHSDGRYSLSGSVAHSRDAGREGLRSDVFPGPSFRSSNPSISDDSYFRKECGRDLEFSHSDSREQVIGHRKLGHFRSQDWKFTLRGSWEQDFGQPISQESSWSQEYNFGPSAVLGDFGSSRLMEKECLEKESRDYDVDHPGEADSVLRGSSQVQARGRALNIVDQEGSLLGKGETQGLLTAKGGVGKLVTLRNVSTKKIPTMNRITPKTQGTNQIQKTTPSPDVTLVTNPGTEDIQFPIQKIPLGLDLKNLRLPRRKMSFDIIDKSDVFSRFGIEIIKWAGFHTIKDDIKFSQLFQTLFELETETCAKMLASFKCSLKPEHRDFCFFTIKFLKHSALKTPRVDNEFLNMLLDKGAVKTKNCFFEIIKPFDKYIMRLQDRLLKSVTPLLMACNAYELSVKMKTLTNPLDLALALETTNSLCRKSLALLGQTFSLASSFRQEKILEAVGLQDIAPSPAAFPNFEDSTLFGREYIDHLKAWLVSSGCPLQVKKAEPEPAREEEKMIPSIKPEIQAKAPSSLSDAVPQRADHKVVGTIDQLVKRVIEGSLSPKERTLLKEDPAYWFLSDENSLEYKYYKLKLAEMQRMSHNLRGADQKPTSAECAVRAMLYARAVRNLKKKLLPWQRRGLLHAQGLRGWKARRATTGTQTLLSSGTRLKHHGRQAPGLSQAKPSLRDRNDAAKDCPPDPARPSPQDSSAEASGPSPKLAGVDISAAPQTSSPCPSTDIDMKTLETAEKLARFVAQVGPEIEQFSIENSTDNPDLWPCIPCSSAFLPWTAVRPLEFWFLIKFLVLLKFSIIERLYHQAVAAQKEVRFLHDQNSSAFKFYRKKVFELCPSICFTSSPHNLHTGGPDTTGSQESPMDLMEGEGEFEGEPPPRGAELESLEVMPEEEEEDDDEDGGEEAPASGGTGKSGGSTPADGLPSEAAEEDLAGAPALSQASAGTCFPRKRISSKSLKVGMIPAPKRVCLIQEPKVHEPVRIAYDRPRGRPMSKKKKPKDLDFAQQKLTDKNLGFQMLQKMGWKEGHGLGSLGKGIREPVSVGTPSEGEGLGADGQEHKEDTFDVFRQRMMQMYRHKRANK; the protein is encoded by the exons ATGGCAGCCAGACGAATTACACAGGAGACTTTTGATGCTGTGTTACAAGAAAAAGCCAAACGATACCACGTGGATACCAGTGGTGAGGCTGTAAGCGACACTCTTCAGTTCAAAGCTCAAG ATCTCTTAAGGGCAGTCCCAAGATCCAGAGCAGAGATGTATGATGACGTTCACAGCGATGGCAGATACTCCCTCAGTGGATCTGTAGCTCACTCTCGAGACGCTGGAAGAGAAGGCCTGCGAAGTGACGTATTTCCAGGGCCTTCCTTTAGATCAAGCAACCCTTCCATCAGTGACGACAGCTACTTTCGCAAAGAGTGTGGCCGGGATCTGGAATTTTCTCACTCTGATTCCCGGGAGCAGGTCATTGGCCACCGGAAATTGGGACATTTCCGTTCTCAGGACTGGAAATTTACGCTCCGTGGTTCTTGGGAGCAAGACTTTGGCCAGCCAATTTCTCAAGAGTCCTCTTGGTCACAGGAGTATAATTTTGGTCCCTCTGCAGTTCTGGGGGACTTTGGATCTTCCAGGCTGATGGAGAAAGAGTGTTTGGAGAAGGAGAGTCGGGATTATGACGTGGACCATCCCGGGGAGGCTGACTCCGTGCTCAGGGGCAGCAGCCAAGTCCAGGCCAGAGGCCGAGCTCTAAACATAGTTGACCAGGAAGGTTCCCTCCTAGGAAAGGGGGAGACTCAGGGCCTGCTCACAGCTAAGGGGGGTGTTGGGAAACTTGTCACCTTGAGAAATGTGAGCACAAAAAAAATACCCACCATGAATCGTATTACTCCTAAAACTCAGGGCACTAACCAAATCCAGAAAACCACTCCAAGTCCTGATGTGACCCTGGTGACAAACCCAGGGACAGAAGATATCCAGTTCCCCATTCAGAAGATCCCTCTGGGGCTGGATCTGAAGAATCTTCGGCTCCCCAGAAGAAAGATGAGCTTCGACATCATAGATAAGTCTGATGTTTTTTCAAGATTTGGGATAGAAATAATCAAATGGGCAGGATTCCACACTATAAAAGATGATATTAAATTTTCCCAACTTTTCCAGACTCTCTTTGAACTTGAAACAGAAACCTGTGCTAAAATGCTCGCCTCATTCAAATGTTCCTTAAAACCAGAGCACagagatttttgcttttttactatCAAATTTTTAAAGCACTCTGCTTTGAAAACACCCAGAGTTGATAATGAGTTTTTAAACATGCTTTTAGACAAAGGTGCTGTGAAGACCAAAAATTgcttttttgaaattataaagcCCTTTGACAAGTACATAATGAGACTTCAAGACCGGCTTCTGAAGAGTGTCACACCTTTGCTTATGGCCTGCAATGCCTATGAGCTGAGTGTCAAGATGAAGACCCTCACTAACCCCCTGGACTTGGCTCTTGCCCTGGAAACCACCAATTCTCTCTGCCGGAAGTCTCTGGCCCTTCTGGGGCAGACATTTTCCTTGGCCTCTTCTTTCCGGCAAGAAAAAATCTTAGAAGCTGTCGGCCTGCAAGATATAGCTCCCTCTCCTGCTGCATTTCCAAACTTCGAAGACTCCACTTTGTTTGGGAGAGAGTACATAGACCACCTGAAGGCCTGGCTGGTCAGCAGCGGGTGTCCCCTCCAGGTTAAGAAAGCCGAACCAGAGCCGGCACgagaggaggagaaaatgatTCCTTCTATCAAACCCGAAATTCAGGCCAAGGCCCCAAGTAGTCTCAGTGATG CTGTCCCTCagcgagcagatcacaaggtagtGGGGACCATCGACCAGCTTGTGAAACGTGTCATCGAAGGCAGCCTGTCTCCCAAAGAGAGAACTCTTCTCAAGGAGGACCCTGCTTACTG GTTTTTGTCTGATGAAAATAGCCTGGAGTATAAATACTACAAGCTGAAGTTGGCAGAAATGCAGCGGATGAGCCACAACTTGCGAGGAGCCGACCAGAAGCCGACCTCGGCAGAGTGTGCGGTGCGGGCCATGCTGTATGCCCGGGCTGTTCGCAACCTCAAGAAGAAACTGCTGCCATGGCAGCGGCGGGGGCTCCTCCATGCTCAAGGTCTCCGGGGCTGGAAGGCGAGGAGAGCAACCACCGGGACCCAGACCCTCCTATCCTCAGGAACCAGGCTGAAACACCATGGCCGGCAGGCTCCAGGCCTCTCGCAGGCAAAGCCATCCCTGCGAGACAGAAATGATGCTGCCAAGGATTGCCCTCCAGACCCAGCCAGACCCTCTCCTCAGGACTCCAGCGCAGAAGCCTCAGGCCCATCCCCCAAGCTAGCAGGAGTGGACATCTCTGCAGCACCTCAGACCTCTTCTCCCTGCCCATCTACTGACA TTGACATGAAGACATTGGAGACTGCAGAGAAACTGGCTAGATTTGTTGCTCAGGTGGGACCAGAGATCGAACAATTCAGCATAGAAAACAGCACCGATAACCCTGACCTGTG GCCCTGCATACCTTGTTCGTCCGCCTTCTTGCCCTGGACAGCAGTGAGGCCTCTCGAATTCTGGTTCCTTATTAAGTTTCTAGTACTCCTCAAATTTTCTATTATTGAGAGACTGTACCATCAAGCCGTAGCTGCACAGAAGGAAGTCAG GTTTCTACATGACCAAAATAGTTCTGCTTTCAAATTCTATCGAAAGAAAGTGTTTGAACTATGTCCGTCAATTTGTTTCACGTCATCTCCACACAACCTGCACACCGGTGGCCCTGACACCACGGGTTCTCAGGAGAGCCCGATGGACCTcatggaaggggaaggagagttTGAAGGTGAGCCCCCTCCTCGGGGGGCTGAGCTGGAGAGCCTAGAGGTAAtgcctgaggaggaggaggaggacgacgaTGAGGATGGTGGAGAGGAGGCCCCTGCTTCTGGAGGGACGGGCAAGTCTGGGGGCAGCACCCCTGCTGACGGCCTTCCCAGTGAGGCTGCCGAGGAGGACCTGGCTGGAGCACCTGCCCTGTCACAGGCCTCCGCAGGTACCTGCTTCCCCCGGAAGAGGATCAGCAGCAAGTCATTGAAGGTTGGCATGATTCCAGCTCCCAAGAGAGTGTGTCTCATCCAGGAGCCAAAAG TCCATGAACCAGTTCGAATTGCCTATGACAGGCCTCGGGGTCGTCCCATGTCCAAAAAGAAG aAACCCAAGGACTTGGACTTCGCCCAGCAGAAGCTCACCGATAAGAACCTGGGCTTCCAGATGCTGCAGAAGATGGGCTGGAAGGAGGGCCATGGCCTGGGCTCCCTTGGAAAGGGCATCCGGGAGCCTGTCAGCGT GGGAACCCCCTCGGAAGGGGAAGGGTTGGGTGCTGACGGGCAGGAGCACAAAGAAGACACATTCGACGTGTTCCGGCAGAGGATGATGCAGATGTACAGACACAAGCGGGCCAACAAATAG
- the SUGP2 gene encoding SURP and G-patch domain-containing protein 2 isoform X11, producing the protein MAARRITQETFDAVLQEKAKRYHVDTSGEAVSDTLQFKAQDLLRAVPRSRAEMYDDVHSDGRYSLSGSVAHSRDAGREGLRSDVFPGPSFRSSNPSISDDSYFRKECGRDLEFSHSDSREQVIGHRKLGHFRSQDWKFTLRGSWEQDFGQPISQESSWSQEYNFGPSAVLGDFGSSRLMEKECLEKESRDYDVDHPGEADSVLRGSSQVQARGRALNIVDQEGSLLGKGETQGLLTAKGGVGKLVTLRNVSTKKIPTMNRITPKTQGTNQIQKTTPSPDVTLVTNPGTEDIQFPIQKIPLGLDLKNLRLPRRKMSFDIIDKSDVFSRFGIEIIKWAGFHTIKDDIKFSQLFQTLFELETETCAKMLASFKCSLKPEHRDFCFFTIKFLKHSALKTPRVDNEFLNMLLDKGAVKTKNCFFEIIKPFDKYIMRLQDRLLKSVTPLLMACNAYELSVKMKTLTNPLDLALALETTNSLCRKSLALLGQTFSLASSFRQEKILEAVGLQDIAPSPAAFPNFEDSTLFGREYIDHLKAWLVSSGCPLQVKKAEPEPAREEEKMIPSIKPEIQAKAPSSLSDAVPQRADHKVVGTIDQLVKRVIEGSLSPKERTLLKEDPAYWFLSDENSLEYKYYKLKLAEMQRMSHNLRGADQKPTSAECAVRAMLYARAVRNLKKKLLPWQRRGLLHAQGLRGWKARRATTGTQTLLSSGTRLKHHGRQAPGLSQAKPSLRDRNDAAKDCPPDPARPSPQDSSAEASGPSPKLAGVDISAAPQTSSPCPSTDIDMKTLETAEKLARFVAQVGPEIEQFSIENSTDNPDLWFLHDQNSSAFKFYRKKVFELCPSICFTSSPHNLHTGGPDTTGSQESPMDLMEGEGEFEGEPPPRGAELESLEVMPEEEEEDDDEDGGEEAPASGGTGKSGGSTPADGLPSEAAEEDLAGAPALSQASAGTCFPRKRISSKSLKVGMIPAPKRVCLIQEPKVHEPVRIAYDRPRGRPMSKKKKPKDLDFAQQKLTDKNLGFQMLQKMGWKEGHGLGSLGKGIREPVSVGTPSEGEGLGADGQEHKEDTFDVFRQRMMQMYRHKRANK; encoded by the exons ATGGCAGCCAGACGAATTACACAGGAGACTTTTGATGCTGTGTTACAAGAAAAAGCCAAACGATACCACGTGGATACCAGTGGTGAGGCTGTAAGCGACACTCTTCAGTTCAAAGCTCAAG ATCTCTTAAGGGCAGTCCCAAGATCCAGAGCAGAGATGTATGATGACGTTCACAGCGATGGCAGATACTCCCTCAGTGGATCTGTAGCTCACTCTCGAGACGCTGGAAGAGAAGGCCTGCGAAGTGACGTATTTCCAGGGCCTTCCTTTAGATCAAGCAACCCTTCCATCAGTGACGACAGCTACTTTCGCAAAGAGTGTGGCCGGGATCTGGAATTTTCTCACTCTGATTCCCGGGAGCAGGTCATTGGCCACCGGAAATTGGGACATTTCCGTTCTCAGGACTGGAAATTTACGCTCCGTGGTTCTTGGGAGCAAGACTTTGGCCAGCCAATTTCTCAAGAGTCCTCTTGGTCACAGGAGTATAATTTTGGTCCCTCTGCAGTTCTGGGGGACTTTGGATCTTCCAGGCTGATGGAGAAAGAGTGTTTGGAGAAGGAGAGTCGGGATTATGACGTGGACCATCCCGGGGAGGCTGACTCCGTGCTCAGGGGCAGCAGCCAAGTCCAGGCCAGAGGCCGAGCTCTAAACATAGTTGACCAGGAAGGTTCCCTCCTAGGAAAGGGGGAGACTCAGGGCCTGCTCACAGCTAAGGGGGGTGTTGGGAAACTTGTCACCTTGAGAAATGTGAGCACAAAAAAAATACCCACCATGAATCGTATTACTCCTAAAACTCAGGGCACTAACCAAATCCAGAAAACCACTCCAAGTCCTGATGTGACCCTGGTGACAAACCCAGGGACAGAAGATATCCAGTTCCCCATTCAGAAGATCCCTCTGGGGCTGGATCTGAAGAATCTTCGGCTCCCCAGAAGAAAGATGAGCTTCGACATCATAGATAAGTCTGATGTTTTTTCAAGATTTGGGATAGAAATAATCAAATGGGCAGGATTCCACACTATAAAAGATGATATTAAATTTTCCCAACTTTTCCAGACTCTCTTTGAACTTGAAACAGAAACCTGTGCTAAAATGCTCGCCTCATTCAAATGTTCCTTAAAACCAGAGCACagagatttttgcttttttactatCAAATTTTTAAAGCACTCTGCTTTGAAAACACCCAGAGTTGATAATGAGTTTTTAAACATGCTTTTAGACAAAGGTGCTGTGAAGACCAAAAATTgcttttttgaaattataaagcCCTTTGACAAGTACATAATGAGACTTCAAGACCGGCTTCTGAAGAGTGTCACACCTTTGCTTATGGCCTGCAATGCCTATGAGCTGAGTGTCAAGATGAAGACCCTCACTAACCCCCTGGACTTGGCTCTTGCCCTGGAAACCACCAATTCTCTCTGCCGGAAGTCTCTGGCCCTTCTGGGGCAGACATTTTCCTTGGCCTCTTCTTTCCGGCAAGAAAAAATCTTAGAAGCTGTCGGCCTGCAAGATATAGCTCCCTCTCCTGCTGCATTTCCAAACTTCGAAGACTCCACTTTGTTTGGGAGAGAGTACATAGACCACCTGAAGGCCTGGCTGGTCAGCAGCGGGTGTCCCCTCCAGGTTAAGAAAGCCGAACCAGAGCCGGCACgagaggaggagaaaatgatTCCTTCTATCAAACCCGAAATTCAGGCCAAGGCCCCAAGTAGTCTCAGTGATG CTGTCCCTCagcgagcagatcacaaggtagtGGGGACCATCGACCAGCTTGTGAAACGTGTCATCGAAGGCAGCCTGTCTCCCAAAGAGAGAACTCTTCTCAAGGAGGACCCTGCTTACTG GTTTTTGTCTGATGAAAATAGCCTGGAGTATAAATACTACAAGCTGAAGTTGGCAGAAATGCAGCGGATGAGCCACAACTTGCGAGGAGCCGACCAGAAGCCGACCTCGGCAGAGTGTGCGGTGCGGGCCATGCTGTATGCCCGGGCTGTTCGCAACCTCAAGAAGAAACTGCTGCCATGGCAGCGGCGGGGGCTCCTCCATGCTCAAGGTCTCCGGGGCTGGAAGGCGAGGAGAGCAACCACCGGGACCCAGACCCTCCTATCCTCAGGAACCAGGCTGAAACACCATGGCCGGCAGGCTCCAGGCCTCTCGCAGGCAAAGCCATCCCTGCGAGACAGAAATGATGCTGCCAAGGATTGCCCTCCAGACCCAGCCAGACCCTCTCCTCAGGACTCCAGCGCAGAAGCCTCAGGCCCATCCCCCAAGCTAGCAGGAGTGGACATCTCTGCAGCACCTCAGACCTCTTCTCCCTGCCCATCTACTGACA TTGACATGAAGACATTGGAGACTGCAGAGAAACTGGCTAGATTTGTTGCTCAGGTGGGACCAGAGATCGAACAATTCAGCATAGAAAACAGCACCGATAACCCTGACCTGTG GTTTCTACATGACCAAAATAGTTCTGCTTTCAAATTCTATCGAAAGAAAGTGTTTGAACTATGTCCGTCAATTTGTTTCACGTCATCTCCACACAACCTGCACACCGGTGGCCCTGACACCACGGGTTCTCAGGAGAGCCCGATGGACCTcatggaaggggaaggagagttTGAAGGTGAGCCCCCTCCTCGGGGGGCTGAGCTGGAGAGCCTAGAGGTAAtgcctgaggaggaggaggaggacgacgaTGAGGATGGTGGAGAGGAGGCCCCTGCTTCTGGAGGGACGGGCAAGTCTGGGGGCAGCACCCCTGCTGACGGCCTTCCCAGTGAGGCTGCCGAGGAGGACCTGGCTGGAGCACCTGCCCTGTCACAGGCCTCCGCAGGTACCTGCTTCCCCCGGAAGAGGATCAGCAGCAAGTCATTGAAGGTTGGCATGATTCCAGCTCCCAAGAGAGTGTGTCTCATCCAGGAGCCAAAAG TCCATGAACCAGTTCGAATTGCCTATGACAGGCCTCGGGGTCGTCCCATGTCCAAAAAGAAG aAACCCAAGGACTTGGACTTCGCCCAGCAGAAGCTCACCGATAAGAACCTGGGCTTCCAGATGCTGCAGAAGATGGGCTGGAAGGAGGGCCATGGCCTGGGCTCCCTTGGAAAGGGCATCCGGGAGCCTGTCAGCGT GGGAACCCCCTCGGAAGGGGAAGGGTTGGGTGCTGACGGGCAGGAGCACAAAGAAGACACATTCGACGTGTTCCGGCAGAGGATGATGCAGATGTACAGACACAAGCGGGCCAACAAATAG